A genome region from Rubinisphaera margarita includes the following:
- a CDS encoding class II aldolase/adducin family protein: MAGNQLTVGGVVVSRTEIVNLRELRQEVCQVNRALFTSGLVTMHSGNASGLDPVGKRMVIKPSGVDYESLTPEMLVEVDVESGEPVDSALRPSVDLPHHLYLYSRMPGIRGIVHTHSNYATAFAACHQPIPLCLTAIADEFGCEIPCASFAECRDNDLGRSIIESHTSAPAILVANHGVFAWGESPRAALKTATVTEDVAKTVHLAMQIGEPRLISAESAAKYYDRYQNRYGQFDDSSSVNTTPR; encoded by the coding sequence GTGGCCGGAAATCAACTCACCGTCGGTGGTGTTGTCGTATCGAGGACTGAAATCGTGAATTTGCGTGAACTACGTCAAGAAGTGTGTCAGGTGAATCGTGCGTTGTTCACTTCGGGATTGGTGACCATGCATTCCGGCAACGCAAGTGGTCTTGATCCAGTCGGAAAACGGATGGTGATAAAACCTTCCGGCGTTGATTACGAGTCGCTCACGCCTGAAATGCTCGTTGAGGTCGACGTCGAGAGCGGTGAACCAGTCGACAGTGCGTTGCGTCCGAGTGTCGACTTGCCGCACCACCTGTATTTGTACTCCAGGATGCCAGGGATTCGCGGCATAGTGCATACGCACAGCAACTACGCGACAGCATTCGCCGCCTGCCATCAACCAATTCCGCTTTGCCTCACCGCTATCGCCGACGAGTTCGGTTGTGAGATCCCCTGTGCCAGTTTTGCTGAATGCCGCGACAATGACCTTGGGCGGTCAATCATTGAATCGCACACTAGCGCGCCGGCAATCTTAGTTGCGAATCACGGCGTTTTTGCATGGGGAGAGTCGCCGCGGGCAGCGTTGAAAACAGCCACGGTGACAGAAGACGTCGCCAAGACTGTTCACCTCGCGATGCAAATCGGCGAACCACGCCTGATCTCTGCGGAGTCCGCCGCAAAATACTACGATCGATACCAGAACCGTTATGGTCAGTTCGATGACTCATCGTCAGTCAATACGACACCGAGATGA
- a CDS encoding protein kinase domain-containing protein — translation MTAEGEHRSHSPNDRDEISEADRLIDRLLSELSQLEAIPFPEEVAPQIQQIPYESAEFAKQNLPRKIGPYQLMAPLGSGGMGSIFRVRHESLGNEVALKIIRPDRILCDSANERFFREMRALASMEHPHVVRAYDGGTDGGFAYLAMELIQGCDLKRLSETKELSVSQCCELIRQSALGLAAVHQAGLVHRDIKPANLMLTTQGLVKVVDFGLAISMEEGSDITASQVIVGSGKYISPEQRLGMSDVDHRSDIYSLGRSLQSLLPEAKVPNRLQKLLRRLLMEDRSQRLQSAIEIADRLREFCESDSIQAALQRLLVGEENLSSDSGSTSQFVPLASENRSSDVYSGLVIRRKRDRSRNLAVLSVGTLLVATIGISAWMPDFEIKPTTDGDQLSTEGNPIVNSATEVSSKANREVSLPDGLKNEVPISEWLLCHGASVTVNFFDGTDWIGKTPDDPSEFSGKTGVIQVVDIHAVDDPSEHLQKILQLQELRGLIANSEKITDEILGQCHSQWELHWIYIPSSSATDQGISSLVKYKECLENLDISDASVSRKAIEVLSSFSKLRELVVQRTSLTDSDLDLLTQMESLMVLDLSGTQVTDASVQYLAECPHLKRLKLRQTSLTDQGLKGLSGLDLTSLDVRQTAVTQDGIDHFRERKPACKILYGSAF, via the coding sequence ATGACTGCTGAAGGCGAACATCGATCGCACTCACCCAATGACCGGGACGAGATTTCGGAGGCAGATCGACTGATTGACCGTCTTCTCTCAGAACTTAGCCAGTTGGAAGCGATCCCATTCCCCGAAGAGGTCGCTCCGCAAATCCAACAGATTCCCTACGAGAGTGCGGAGTTCGCGAAACAGAATCTGCCGAGGAAGATCGGTCCGTATCAGCTGATGGCCCCGCTGGGTTCGGGCGGGATGGGCAGCATCTTTCGAGTTCGGCACGAGTCGCTGGGAAACGAAGTCGCTCTCAAAATCATTCGGCCGGACCGAATATTGTGCGATTCCGCCAACGAACGGTTTTTCCGAGAAATGCGGGCTCTGGCGTCGATGGAACACCCTCATGTGGTGCGTGCCTATGATGGCGGGACCGACGGGGGATTTGCATACCTGGCGATGGAATTAATCCAAGGGTGCGACCTGAAGAGATTGAGCGAGACGAAAGAGCTGAGCGTTTCCCAGTGTTGTGAATTGATCCGTCAATCTGCGTTAGGTCTCGCAGCAGTTCATCAGGCCGGTTTGGTCCATCGAGATATAAAGCCTGCCAATCTAATGCTGACAACTCAGGGTTTGGTGAAGGTCGTCGATTTTGGTTTGGCAATCAGCATGGAGGAAGGATCGGACATCACTGCTTCCCAGGTGATTGTTGGCTCTGGAAAGTATATTTCTCCTGAACAGCGACTGGGAATGAGCGATGTCGACCATCGTTCGGACATTTACAGTTTAGGACGATCCCTGCAAAGCCTGTTGCCGGAAGCGAAGGTGCCAAATCGATTACAGAAATTGCTGCGCAGGTTGCTCATGGAGGATCGATCACAGCGACTTCAATCTGCCATTGAGATCGCTGATCGATTGAGAGAATTCTGTGAATCGGACAGCATTCAAGCCGCGCTCCAGAGACTTCTCGTAGGGGAAGAAAATCTTTCGTCAGACTCTGGATCGACGAGTCAATTCGTGCCACTTGCGAGCGAGAATCGCTCGTCAGATGTGTATTCGGGTCTCGTGATAAGAAGAAAGCGAGATCGCTCCAGGAATCTGGCAGTGCTGTCCGTGGGGACGCTATTGGTCGCCACCATCGGCATTTCTGCCTGGATGCCTGATTTTGAGATAAAGCCCACAACTGACGGGGACCAGCTATCAACAGAGGGCAATCCAATCGTCAACTCCGCGACAGAAGTTTCCAGCAAAGCCAATCGAGAGGTATCGCTTCCCGACGGGCTCAAGAATGAAGTTCCCATCTCCGAGTGGCTTCTCTGTCATGGAGCCAGCGTGACAGTGAATTTTTTTGATGGCACTGACTGGATTGGGAAAACACCTGATGACCCATCAGAGTTCTCTGGAAAAACTGGGGTGATTCAAGTAGTTGACATTCATGCCGTGGACGACCCAAGCGAGCATTTGCAAAAGATTCTGCAATTGCAGGAGTTGCGGGGCCTGATTGCCAATAGCGAAAAAATTACAGATGAAATTCTAGGCCAGTGTCATTCTCAATGGGAATTGCACTGGATATACATTCCCAGTTCGTCTGCGACCGATCAAGGCATTTCTTCCTTGGTGAAGTACAAGGAGTGCCTGGAGAATCTTGATATAAGTGACGCATCAGTCAGCCGAAAGGCTATCGAGGTTCTTTCGTCTTTCTCGAAGCTTAGAGAGCTTGTCGTCCAGCGGACGTCATTGACGGATAGTGATCTCGACCTTCTGACCCAGATGGAATCATTAATGGTTCTCGATCTGTCAGGGACGCAAGTTACTGACGCGAGCGTCCAGTACCTTGCAGAATGTCCTCACTTGAAACGTCTGAAACTTAGGCAGACATCCTTGACCGATCAGGGACTGAAGGGCCTCTCCGGTCTGGACTTAACATCGCTTGATGTCCGCCAGACCGCAGTCACGCAGGATGGGATCGACCACTTCCGAGAGAGAAAGCCTGCTTGCAAGATTCTCTACGGATCTGCCTTTTGA
- a CDS encoding GtrA family protein encodes MKSSFDVNSATGSSETHNASVRLDTAGMPLGTRILRTGRWIVWRYRFLAGFVLFGFLSIALEVCLVEGLLPRSWPIVMRSLLGFIAGLLFAFYMNARFNFRVPREYFFRTFLLFVVVSVLSYAANLAAASFAPIGQLAGYPLSRFVTAGCLFLIAYNLHRRFTFRQTTRNIGLALYPHRKEELDYAYHRVGDQLDHVHIDIVDSTFCPDAAPVDLSLVGDIRRMWTWQPVCLHVMSRQPLRWIECCWNDFDWLLVHTDIEDDVLAIIARCREHGRKIGVVWHHTVTFADLMPFLPHVDFVMVLGIEQPGHSGQTIMPEAIRMAQTFWDLAPRYTYEVIFDGGITTDNVHRVPARYIVSSSSVLRAENPIVSALTLMAGGENGAR; translated from the coding sequence ATGAAATCGTCGTTCGATGTTAACTCCGCGACCGGCTCTTCCGAAACGCACAACGCCTCCGTTCGGCTTGATACAGCAGGGATGCCACTCGGCACGCGCATCTTACGCACTGGGCGTTGGATTGTCTGGCGTTATCGCTTCCTCGCCGGCTTCGTGCTGTTCGGCTTCTTGTCGATCGCGCTTGAAGTCTGCTTAGTGGAGGGCCTGTTGCCGCGATCTTGGCCCATTGTGATGCGCTCCCTACTGGGGTTCATTGCAGGTTTGCTGTTCGCGTTCTACATGAACGCACGATTCAACTTTCGCGTGCCGCGGGAGTATTTTTTCCGCACGTTCCTCCTGTTTGTGGTTGTGTCGGTGTTGAGCTATGCGGCAAACCTTGCAGCAGCCAGCTTCGCACCGATCGGCCAGCTGGCTGGCTATCCCCTCTCGAGGTTCGTCACCGCTGGCTGCCTGTTCTTGATCGCCTACAACCTGCATCGCAGGTTCACGTTTCGACAAACGACGCGAAACATTGGTCTGGCGCTCTATCCTCATCGCAAGGAAGAGCTTGATTACGCGTACCACAGAGTTGGTGACCAGCTCGATCATGTCCATATCGACATAGTCGACTCGACGTTCTGCCCCGACGCTGCTCCAGTCGACCTCAGCCTGGTCGGTGATATTCGCCGCATGTGGACGTGGCAACCTGTGTGTTTACACGTCATGTCGCGCCAGCCTCTCCGCTGGATCGAATGTTGCTGGAACGATTTTGACTGGCTCCTGGTGCACACCGATATAGAGGATGATGTGCTGGCAATAATCGCTCGCTGCCGCGAACATGGCCGCAAGATCGGCGTCGTCTGGCATCACACGGTAACGTTTGCCGACCTGATGCCCTTTTTGCCACATGTCGACTTTGTCATGGTGCTGGGAATCGAACAACCAGGGCACTCCGGGCAGACCATTATGCCTGAAGCGATCCGTATGGCACAAACCTTCTGGGACCTGGCCCCAAGATACACTTACGAAGTCATCTTCGACGGCGGTATCACGACCGACAACGTCCACAGAGTCCCAGCGCGCTACATCGTATCCAGTAGCAGCGTGTTACGAGCGGAGAACCCCATTGTCAGTGCCTTGACGCTTATGGCGGGAGGCGAGAATGGAGCCAGATGA
- a CDS encoding type IV toxin-antitoxin system AbiEi family antitoxin domain-containing protein — MRPRDLEKIGISGVYLNKLHADGLLDRPSRGLYTLSDSVPTEHRTIAEAGKRITHGVVCLLSALRFHDLSTQAPSVP, encoded by the coding sequence CTGCGGCCGCGCGACTTGGAAAAGATCGGCATCTCCGGCGTCTACTTGAACAAACTGCACGCGGATGGCTTGCTGGACCGTCCCAGCCGGGGGCTATACACCCTGTCCGACAGCGTTCCGACCGAGCACCGAACGATCGCCGAAGCTGGCAAGCGTATTACCCATGGCGTTGTTTGCCTGCTCAGTGCCCTCCGATTTCACGATCTGAGCACGCAGGCTCCTTCGGTTCCGTAG
- a CDS encoding glycosyltransferase family 2 protein codes for MSNPFLSIVLPCYNESRGIVKIVERFAQFTEQYDFELILVDNGSTDDTQQVMAEVLPSHPFARCVQITDNKGYGDGVYTGLREARGEVLAWTHADLQTDPADVFRVFDVWLADADSKRLIVKGCRHGRRFMERFISRAMELVALVLLRQWIPEINAQPKLFHRSVMDLVTNPPVDFNFDVYLLYRAIRSGLRIRQIDVDFPPREYGESNWSSTWKSKIRTICGSIAFMFRLRIGGHA; via the coding sequence TTGTCGAATCCTTTCTTAAGTATCGTCCTGCCTTGCTACAATGAGTCGCGAGGCATTGTGAAAATCGTTGAGCGATTCGCCCAATTCACCGAACAGTACGACTTCGAACTTATTCTCGTCGACAATGGCTCGACAGACGATACGCAGCAGGTTATGGCGGAAGTGCTGCCATCCCATCCGTTTGCGCGATGCGTACAAATCACGGACAACAAAGGTTATGGCGACGGTGTCTATACGGGCCTTCGGGAGGCCCGTGGTGAGGTGCTCGCCTGGACACACGCCGACTTGCAGACCGACCCTGCCGATGTATTTCGGGTGTTTGACGTCTGGCTGGCTGACGCGGACTCTAAGCGTTTGATTGTTAAGGGCTGCCGTCACGGGCGGCGCTTCATGGAACGGTTCATCAGCCGCGCCATGGAACTTGTGGCCTTGGTGCTGCTGCGCCAATGGATTCCCGAGATCAATGCGCAGCCGAAGCTCTTTCATCGATCTGTGATGGACTTGGTCACAAATCCCCCAGTTGACTTCAACTTCGACGTGTACCTGCTATATCGCGCCATCAGGAGTGGATTGCGGATTCGTCAGATCGACGTAGACTTCCCGCCCCGTGAATACGGGGAGAGCAATTGGTCTTCGACCTGGAAGTCGAAAATCCGGACGATTTGCGGCAGCATAGCGTTTATGTTTCGACTCAGGATCGGGGGCCACGCATGA
- a CDS encoding transposase, which yields MTVRRMRDLYTLVFLNMQTRGAIVTESTYRPNSAWVCRQTKWFAVQTAERDKKPANVVHDLDAKFTSKFRETVKAQGMKTSPLPEASPNLNGRCERFFETIKLECLNKFIVFGRRHLDYLTDSFVEYYNHH from the coding sequence ATGACAGTCCGGCGGATGCGCGACCTTTACACACTGGTCTTCCTCAACATGCAGACGCGGGGAGCGATTGTGACGGAGTCGACATACAGGCCCAACTCAGCCTGGGTCTGCCGGCAAACGAAATGGTTCGCAGTGCAGACAGCGGAAAGGGACAAGAAGCCTGCTAACGTCGTCCACGACCTCGATGCAAAGTTCACGAGCAAGTTTCGGGAGACGGTCAAAGCTCAGGGCATGAAGACAAGCCCGCTGCCGGAGGCTTCGCCGAACCTAAATGGCCGCTGCGAGCGGTTCTTCGAGACGATCAAGCTGGAGTGCCTCAACAAGTTCATCGTGTTCGGAAGACGGCACTTGGACTACCTGACGGATTCGTTCGTGGAGTATTACAACCACCATTGA
- a CDS encoding DUF1045 domain-containing protein yields MSNLTTCFLALEPDETLSKSVIARKQQVRDLVGEQQFLADPPHSTLYLARYRNTGPLVSCAAHLAQSLVAPEAQLAGWHLFTDDNLTGKHTLVCGLTEASKQQLRDVQQRVVEGMAPLRDRAGTRARYDSAWARLTPQECDSIEEWGFPYVGDILQPHVTIASIDQQTWPIVWEELRSFAPLGPVVFPALCLFALDGERPVLLKRFAMRRST; encoded by the coding sequence ATGAGCAACCTCACGACTTGCTTCCTGGCGTTGGAGCCCGACGAAACGCTCTCGAAGTCGGTGATCGCCCGTAAGCAACAGGTCCGCGATCTGGTGGGAGAACAGCAGTTCCTTGCCGACCCGCCGCATTCGACACTGTACCTGGCACGTTACAGGAATACAGGCCCGCTCGTCTCGTGCGCGGCGCACCTTGCGCAAAGCCTTGTCGCGCCGGAAGCCCAATTGGCCGGTTGGCACCTCTTCACAGACGACAACCTTACAGGAAAGCACACGCTGGTCTGTGGATTGACTGAGGCATCAAAACAGCAGCTGCGTGATGTGCAGCAACGGGTTGTCGAGGGGATGGCTCCGCTGCGCGACCGGGCTGGCACGCGTGCCCGATACGACAGTGCATGGGCCCGGTTGACGCCTCAAGAATGCGACTCGATTGAAGAGTGGGGCTTCCCGTATGTTGGGGACATTTTACAGCCTCACGTGACGATCGCCTCAATCGACCAACAGACTTGGCCCATAGTCTGGGAGGAGCTCCGGTCTTTTGCGCCGCTGGGTCCCGTCGTGTTCCCCGCGCTGTGCCTGTTCGCACTCGACGGTGAGCGGCCAGTCCTGCTCAAACGATTCGCCATGCGGAGGTCGACATGA
- a CDS encoding RNA polymerase sigma factor produces MSTWNSTDGESTISNETLLLARQCDSDSWYRIWSVYRERVFRQALRSGLRQRPASEITVEVFSHAFENLEQFSREQRGQSLGKWLRTLTFHCIIDHVRKRKAGPVNIGSWADAIPNQVSETSLSEVKGPTLEQMALATAIAELEEEYARKGRVEHWDCFWSHFVNGQSSGEVARRMDKSVSYVTTTSSRVKKRLTLLTQMKLDEIKQNLNQSN; encoded by the coding sequence ATGAGTACTTGGAATTCAACTGATGGCGAATCAACGATTTCCAACGAAACATTACTGCTCGCTCGTCAGTGCGATTCTGATTCCTGGTATCGCATCTGGTCTGTTTATCGAGAGCGCGTTTTTCGGCAGGCTTTGCGGTCGGGCCTTCGACAGCGACCAGCTTCTGAAATTACCGTCGAAGTCTTTTCCCATGCTTTTGAAAACCTCGAGCAGTTCTCCCGTGAACAAAGAGGTCAAAGCCTGGGGAAATGGCTACGAACGCTAACCTTTCATTGCATAATTGATCATGTCCGAAAACGGAAAGCTGGGCCTGTTAACATTGGCTCGTGGGCGGATGCGATCCCCAATCAGGTGAGCGAAACCTCATTGAGTGAAGTGAAAGGTCCGACTCTGGAGCAAATGGCTTTGGCAACTGCGATCGCGGAATTAGAAGAAGAGTACGCTAGAAAAGGGAGAGTTGAACACTGGGACTGCTTCTGGAGTCACTTTGTCAACGGTCAATCGTCCGGTGAGGTCGCTCGACGGATGGACAAATCAGTCAGCTACGTTACCACGACTTCCAGTCGGGTGAAGAAGAGATTGACCCTTTTGACACAGATGAAGCTGGATGAAATCAAGCAGAATCTGAATCAATCAAACTGA
- a CDS encoding histidine phosphatase family protein codes for MEPDDLKAAIVDRIFSTADRIPDIVSTTIAGSFSEGGDLAGISDIDTIVVVRHLDAASFSAMQQAFAEALEPLLTDEGYYLRINPTLGPLKFNDTRTAVLHLMVYTCESHRDHVINSPFTCLDWQRSTLWHGRQLSEVYPAFGLQPHHFISGRRSAKDYLSDLKAGVVSYRTLVFDDGDVCREAKRHQPMDNRDRCEFAYHVMRFLMQNVLKLVRRENRAEEGEQLLSAYFAEFPEGAERFAPFYRELARRKREGQFNPSVPNLVETTTAFVHAFEHQFREAFEQHAVRHVLFRHAETAWNRTRGDLTYFQGESDLPIENSGHEIPRELVEAIRSAAPQVAFVSPKQRTAQTLQLVGSAVSIPNRLRVDERLTEIRYGSCEGRTVSKARLEFPDLFEAWARGEDPRFPGGGENLGDVIGRVLEFAAQHLRTECPIVGCTHNVVLRCLLGHQLNVPISEWHRLRIPHLAPISLVASDRFGLFVDLDVVVERAVFSNMFRCESAS; via the coding sequence ATGGAGCCAGATGATCTGAAGGCAGCTATTGTCGACCGCATCTTCAGTACTGCGGACCGAATTCCCGACATTGTTTCTACGACGATTGCTGGTAGCTTCAGCGAGGGAGGGGACCTGGCGGGCATCTCCGACATCGACACGATCGTTGTTGTGCGGCATCTCGACGCCGCCAGTTTTTCGGCCATGCAACAGGCTTTCGCCGAGGCACTTGAGCCGCTGCTAACGGACGAAGGCTACTACTTGCGGATCAACCCTACGTTGGGACCACTCAAGTTTAACGACACGAGAACGGCCGTGCTCCACCTGATGGTCTACACGTGCGAGAGTCATCGCGACCACGTGATCAACAGCCCTTTCACCTGCCTCGACTGGCAGCGTTCGACACTATGGCACGGTCGACAACTCAGCGAAGTGTATCCCGCGTTCGGCTTGCAGCCGCACCACTTTATCAGTGGACGCCGCAGCGCAAAAGACTACCTCAGCGACTTGAAGGCCGGCGTCGTCAGCTATCGCACGCTGGTCTTTGACGACGGCGATGTCTGTCGCGAGGCGAAGCGGCATCAGCCGATGGACAATCGCGACCGTTGCGAGTTCGCTTACCACGTAATGCGGTTCCTGATGCAAAACGTGCTCAAGCTGGTCCGCCGAGAAAACAGGGCGGAGGAGGGCGAGCAGTTGCTGTCGGCGTACTTTGCCGAGTTTCCGGAGGGCGCCGAGAGGTTTGCCCCCTTTTACCGCGAACTGGCCAGGCGCAAGCGGGAGGGGCAATTCAATCCATCCGTGCCGAATCTGGTCGAAACGACAACGGCCTTCGTGCATGCTTTCGAGCACCAGTTTCGCGAGGCGTTCGAGCAGCACGCGGTCCGTCACGTGCTGTTCCGCCACGCGGAAACTGCCTGGAACCGGACCAGGGGAGATCTCACTTATTTCCAAGGTGAATCTGATCTGCCCATCGAGAATAGCGGTCATGAGATCCCGCGAGAACTCGTCGAGGCAATCAGAAGTGCAGCGCCCCAGGTAGCGTTCGTTTCACCAAAGCAGCGCACGGCCCAGACCCTTCAGCTTGTTGGCTCAGCGGTCTCTATCCCAAACCGCCTCAGAGTTGATGAGCGATTGACCGAGATCCGTTATGGATCTTGCGAAGGACGAACCGTGAGCAAAGCCCGGTTGGAATTTCCCGACCTGTTTGAGGCGTGGGCGCGAGGCGAGGACCCTCGCTTTCCCGGCGGCGGTGAAAATCTGGGCGACGTAATCGGACGAGTCCTCGAATTCGCCGCTCAGCACTTACGAACGGAATGTCCCATCGTTGGGTGTACACATAACGTCGTGCTCCGGTGTCTGTTGGGCCACCAGCTCAACGTACCAATCTCCGAGTGGCACCGCCTGCGTATTCCGCATTTGGCGCCGATCTCGCTCGTGGCAAGTGACCGGTTTGGGCTCTTTGTCGATCTCGATGTTGTGGTCGAACGGGCTGTCTTTTCAAATATGTTTCGCTGCGAATCCGCATCCTAA
- a CDS encoding GtrA family protein yields MIGGLSVLTDLAVYVLLVQIGVGSHAAKATSYVSGMTVGYIGNKLWTFESSRRSADEPIAYAILYCLTLGVNVVVNAACLSAFDERLSPPASRGLAFLLATGLTTILNFLGMRFVTFRSGIAQRRSRVDGTPGVDRG; encoded by the coding sequence GTGATAGGTGGCCTGAGCGTACTCACCGACCTCGCGGTGTATGTGTTGCTGGTGCAAATCGGGGTTGGCTCGCATGCTGCAAAGGCCACTTCCTACGTCAGTGGCATGACCGTTGGATATATCGGCAACAAGTTGTGGACGTTCGAGTCAAGCCGACGATCTGCTGATGAGCCGATCGCTTACGCTATACTCTACTGTTTGACGCTCGGCGTAAATGTGGTGGTTAATGCCGCGTGCCTGTCGGCGTTCGACGAGCGGCTGTCGCCCCCCGCAAGCCGCGGGCTGGCCTTCCTCCTAGCGACCGGCCTGACGACGATTCTTAATTTTCTCGGCATGCGGTTTGTAACGTTTCGCAGCGGCATTGCGCAGCGGCGATCCCGAGTCGACGGCACTCCTGGCGTAGATCGCGGGTGA
- a CDS encoding VRR-NUC domain-containing protein, protein MNRRGELIWCHKPEDFGTAAYGQRRKEAIDEHFAQVLKADDIDWLFDYWLEPSARLRQYLWAHRDAEIETARKLISVLPPEVLFRILRYPVDSYWERYLGWPDLLLYRDDDYFFAEVKSSNDKLSNDQKRWIRDNDDVLRMPFKLVKVHKTDVVELAP, encoded by the coding sequence TTGAACAGGAGGGGTGAACTGATTTGGTGCCATAAGCCGGAAGACTTCGGCACCGCTGCTTACGGACAACGCAGAAAGGAAGCGATCGACGAGCACTTCGCTCAAGTCCTGAAAGCTGACGACATTGATTGGCTATTCGACTACTGGCTTGAGCCAAGTGCCAGACTCCGACAGTATCTGTGGGCTCATCGAGACGCCGAGATCGAGACAGCGAGGAAACTTATCTCCGTGCTCCCGCCAGAGGTTCTGTTCCGAATTCTGCGGTACCCCGTCGATTCGTATTGGGAGCGGTATCTCGGATGGCCTGATCTGTTGCTGTATCGTGATGACGATTACTTCTTTGCGGAGGTAAAATCGTCGAACGATAAGCTTTCAAACGATCAGAAACGATGGATTCGTGACAACGACGATGTATTGAGGATGCCTTTCAAGCTCGTGAAAGTTCACAAAACTGATGTCGTCGAGTTGGCTCCGTAA
- a CDS encoding NTP transferase domain-containing protein: MAVQIVVPMAGEGRRFLEAGYTTPKPLIPVSGTPMVVRAVRDLPSAERIILLVRREHIEHYAIDRELRRHLPEARIVVVEAQTEGQACTVRLAAEELVPDWPVIVAACDNTHLYDSARHANAIEQGEVDALVWTYRRHPGVALAPQQYGYVRVDGRRAIEIRCKQTISDNPSNDHVVTGFFTFRCAGQMIDAIDRLVASDERVGGEFYMDVVPNLLLADGCRVEVFEVEKYIGWGTPADYEDFQKWERYFDRIR; the protein is encoded by the coding sequence ATGGCAGTTCAGATCGTCGTACCTATGGCGGGTGAAGGTCGTCGTTTCCTGGAAGCTGGATACACGACACCTAAGCCTCTCATCCCGGTGTCGGGCACTCCGATGGTCGTGCGCGCCGTGCGCGATCTGCCGTCCGCCGAACGCATCATTCTCCTGGTGCGCCGTGAACATATTGAACATTATGCTATTGACCGGGAGCTGAGGCGGCACCTGCCTGAAGCGCGAATCGTCGTTGTCGAAGCGCAGACCGAAGGCCAGGCGTGTACGGTCCGTTTGGCGGCTGAAGAGCTTGTGCCCGACTGGCCCGTGATCGTGGCGGCATGCGACAACACGCACCTTTACGATTCGGCGCGGCATGCCAACGCGATCGAACAGGGGGAAGTCGATGCCCTGGTGTGGACCTACCGCCGCCATCCCGGCGTGGCGCTGGCGCCCCAGCAATACGGCTACGTGCGCGTTGACGGTCGCCGTGCTATCGAAATACGATGCAAGCAGACAATCTCCGATAACCCGAGCAACGACCACGTGGTGACCGGCTTCTTCACGTTTCGGTGCGCCGGGCAGATGATTGACGCCATTGACCGTCTCGTCGCAAGCGACGAGCGCGTCGGCGGCGAATTCTATATGGACGTCGTTCCTAACCTGCTGCTTGCTGACGGTTGTCGCGTCGAAGTGTTCGAAGTGGAAAAATACATCGGCTGGGGCACGCCCGCCGACTACGAGGATTTCCAGAAGTGGGAGCGGTACTTTGATCGCATCCGCTGA